In the genome of Terribacillus sp. FSL K6-0262, one region contains:
- a CDS encoding peptidoglycan endopeptidase: MKKTIVTLAATAVIASSYATTVDAASYKVQKGDSLWKIANKYDMSVSELKKINNLKNDLIFPNQVLQTSGSSSSSNSGSKSSSGSASTYTVKSGDTLSGIAAKHNVSLSDLKKWNNISGYLIYPGDKLKVSAGGSSSSSNSSSSNSGSSSSSSASTYTVKSGDTLSGIAAKHKVSVSNLRKWNNISGDLIYPGDKLKVSASGSSSNSSSSNSGSSSSSSPSSTYKVKSGDSLWKIANQHGVSVANLKSWNNLSSDVIRVGQTLKINGKASSGSSSSKPANNTQVDSASTSKSVDKLISVAKSQLGKPYVWGGATTAGFDCSGFIYYAFKNAGYDISRTSAEGYYNRSYHVNSPQPGDLIFFEGTYKSGISHMGIYLGGGQFIHADNDGVRITSTSNPYYSKHFDSYKRFY; this comes from the coding sequence ATGAAAAAGACGATTGTTACCCTTGCTGCAACTGCGGTAATTGCTAGTTCATATGCCACAACTGTTGACGCTGCTTCGTATAAGGTACAGAAGGGCGACTCGCTCTGGAAGATCGCAAACAAATATGACATGTCCGTTTCTGAATTAAAGAAAATCAATAATCTGAAAAACGATTTGATTTTCCCTAACCAAGTTTTGCAGACTTCTGGTTCTTCCAGCTCGTCTAACTCTGGTTCCAAGTCATCTTCTGGCAGTGCATCTACATATACTGTTAAATCCGGTGATACGCTGAGCGGTATTGCGGCCAAGCATAACGTTTCTTTGAGCGACTTGAAAAAATGGAATAATATCTCCGGATACTTGATTTATCCTGGTGACAAGCTGAAAGTTTCAGCAGGAGGTTCTTCCTCTTCTTCTAACAGTTCTTCCTCCAATTCCGGAAGTTCATCCAGCAGCTCCGCTTCCACTTACACGGTTAAATCCGGTGATACGCTGAGCGGTATTGCTGCTAAACACAAAGTTTCCGTAAGCAATTTGAGAAAATGGAACAATATCTCCGGTGACTTGATTTATCCTGGGGACAAGCTGAAGGTTTCGGCAAGCGGTTCTTCTTCCAACAGTTCTTCTTCCAATTCCGGAAGCTCATCCAGCAGCAGCCCTTCTTCCACTTACAAAGTGAAGTCCGGTGATTCACTATGGAAGATCGCGAATCAGCACGGTGTTTCCGTTGCGAACCTGAAGAGCTGGAACAACCTGTCTTCCGATGTCATCCGCGTCGGTCAGACATTGAAGATCAATGGGAAAGCAAGTAGCGGTTCCTCTTCTTCAAAGCCTGCGAACAACACACAAGTGGATTCCGCAAGCACTTCCAAGAGCGTGGACAAGCTGATCAGCGTTGCTAAATCCCAGCTTGGCAAACCATATGTATGGGGCGGAGCCACAACTGCTGGTTTCGACTGCAGCGGATTCATCTACTACGCATTCAAGAATGCCGGGTATGATATCTCCCGTACATCTGCGGAAGGTTACTACAACCGTTCTTACCATGTAAACTCACCGCAGCCTGGTGACTTGATCTTCTTCGAAGGTACGTACAAATCTGGCATCTCCCATATGGGTATCTACCTTGGCGGCGGTCAGTTCATCCATGCGGATAACGATGGCGTACGCATCACAAGCACAAGCAACCCTTACTACAGCAAGCATTTCGATAGCTACAAACGTTTCTATTGA